The following proteins are co-located in the Gossypium hirsutum isolate 1008001.06 chromosome A02, Gossypium_hirsutum_v2.1, whole genome shotgun sequence genome:
- the LOC107951323 gene encoding ycf20-like protein isoform X1, which yields MTTTTRLSRNSFVSIFKLSNSSDAALNLGPCSHKNVCSFGWKLHSQPCFIHVNNFRKMEWSVRSNVDASGFDPSSSNGGRPRLIRAIQGIQTKLGVRIQELRKNLPMKILFFLVGFYCATAFATFIGQTGDWDILSAALAVFVVEGIGALMYRASLPLLDNVRSLITIFNYWKAGLSLGLFLDSFKYELDKITGFSNPLSFDLDVFALFM from the exons ATGACCACGACAACCAGGTTGTCTCGGaattcttttgtttccatttttaAGCTTTCCAATTCAAGTGATGCGGCTTTGAATCTTGGACCATGCTCTCATAAGAATGTTTGCTCCTTTGGATGGAAGCTCCATTCTCAGCCATGTTTCATTCATGTCAATAATTTCAG GAAAATGGAATGGTCTGTTAGAAGCAATGTGGATGCCAGTGGGTTTGATCCTTCTTCCAGCAACGGTGGGCGGCCCAGATTAATTAGGGCCATCCAAGGTATTCAAACCAAACTAGGTGTGAGGATTCAGGAGCTAAGGAAAAATCTCCCCATGAAGATACTCTTTTTCTTGGTAGGATTTTATTGTGCAACAGCATTTGCAACTTTTATTGGGCAGACAGGTGACTGGGATATCCTATCTGCTGCCTTGGCTGTGTTTGTTGTAGAGGGTATAGGAGCCCTCATGTATAGGGCTTCTCTTCCTCTACTCGACAATGTTAGGAGTCTGATCACCATATTTAACTATTGGAAAGCTGGCCTTTCTCTTGGTCTCTTCTTGGATTCATTTAAGTATGAATTGGATAAGATTACTGGCTTTAGCAATCCCTTGAGTTTTGACCTGGATGTGTTTGCTCTATTCATGTAG
- the LOC107951323 gene encoding uncharacterized protein isoform X2, producing the protein MTTTTRLSRNSFVSIFKLSNSSDAALNLGPCSHKNVCSFGWKLHSQPCFIHVNNFRKMEWSVRSNVDASGFDPSSSNGGRPRLIRAIQGIQTKLGVRIQELRKNLPMKILFFLPAAVTICCYGNISCIYHKKHNTS; encoded by the exons ATGACCACGACAACCAGGTTGTCTCGGaattcttttgtttccatttttaAGCTTTCCAATTCAAGTGATGCGGCTTTGAATCTTGGACCATGCTCTCATAAGAATGTTTGCTCCTTTGGATGGAAGCTCCATTCTCAGCCATGTTTCATTCATGTCAATAATTTCAG GAAAATGGAATGGTCTGTTAGAAGCAATGTGGATGCCAGTGGGTTTGATCCTTCTTCCAGCAACGGTGGGCGGCCCAGATTAATTAGGGCCATCCAAGGTATTCAAACCAAACTAGGTGTGAGGATTCAGGAGCTAAGGAAAAATCTCCCCATGAAGATACTCTTTTTCTTG CCTGCTGCTGTTACCATATGCTGTTATGGTAACATATCATGCATCTATCATAAGAAACACAACACAAGTTAG